One window of Parambassis ranga chromosome 3, fParRan2.1, whole genome shotgun sequence genomic DNA carries:
- the LOC114433533 gene encoding synaptotagmin-5 — MSQYTLAVHLQILLAVGLAVFCYCLVLGCILCCRRRKSISSEDKEAVFLSPHHAERVTVTLTPSLCTQPVKQQYEELDGDVLDFPSSKSSSSPSEDDLTALPFDPSPTRSAELVQSTSFPMRRLSSPVFPCSPSKPTNHGRASLPSITKLSFVTKSRRAMARRSTVSGETLTCTESSCLTTDAAKAPIHQEEPCPSQYGSNALSLPSKPAPLLHFSLLFSSTGGTLIINILGLSGASRRRSGVFVRASLPPLCPSPQETASRRRSLSPELHGQSFVLQVGSVEELRTCTLTLAVFSRDFSGLRETALGVVELPCEQIEWEPDTTTSYTRQLTLTKSKLKKSVSSQETLGRRKSSVCVPRVLGQLFILLQYQTLAQRIKVMVRKAENLAKLTRIPGTPDHYVVINLRQNGKVIATKETKGASGSNPVWNAPFLFDLPPGDITQLPLALEFIIMQGRLYTKSSILGRVLVGSDACESGQGHWNEMCSRGQTETARWHTIQSDAL; from the exons ATGTCGCAGTACACTCTGGCAG TGCACCTGCAGATCCTGCTGGCTGTGGGTCTGGCTGTATTCTGCTACTGTCTGGTTCTTGGCTGCATCCTCTGCTGTCGCAGAAGGAAGAGCATTTCATCGGAGGACAAGGAGGCAGTTTTTTTGTCTCCTCATCACGCTGAGAGGGTGACTGTGACATTGACTCCATCTCTGTGTACGCAACCTGTCAAGCAGCAGTACGAGGAGCTGGATGGGGATGTGTTGGATTTCCCTTCCTCTAAAAGCAGCTCCTCTCCATCTGAAGACGACCTCACTGCTCTGCCCTTTGACCCCAGCCCTACCAGGTCAGCTGAGCTGGTGCAGTCTACGTCTTTCCCAATGCGCCGCCTCAGCTCTCCTGTTTTTCCTTGCTCACCTAGCAAACCTACAAATCATGGCAGAGCCTCATTGCCCTCTATCACCAAATTGAGTTTTGTGACCAAATCCCGCCGGGCGATGGCTCGGCGCAGCACTGTGAGCGGTGAAACTTTGACTTGTACTGAGAGCAGCTGTCTGACTACCGATGCCGCTAAAGCTCCCATTCATCAGGAGGAGCCCTGTCCGTCACAGTATGGCTCTAacgctctctccctcccctccaagcctgctcctctcctgcatttctctctcctcttctcctctaccGGCGGCACCCTGATCATTAATATCCTGGGGCTCTCAGGGGCCAGCCGAAGACGCAGCGGGGTGTTTGTCCGGGCCAGCCTTCCTCCACTGTGCCCCTCCCCTCAGGAGACAGCCTCGCGGCGGCGCAGCCTCAGCCCGGAGCTCCACGGCCAAAGCTTTGTGCTGCAGGTGGGCTCGGTGGAGGAGCTGCGCACCTGCACCTTGACACTGGCAGTCTTCAGCAGGGACTTCTCAGGCCTAAGAGAGACTGCGCTGGGGGTGGTGGAGCTGCCCTGTGAGCAGATAGAGTGGGAGCCTGACACCACCACTAGCTACACCAGGCAGCTGACCCTGACTAAAAGCAAGCTGAAAAAG AGTGTGAGCTCTCAGGAAACATTAGGTCGCAGGAAGAGCTCGGTGTGTGTGCCGCGGGTGTTGGGGCAGCTGTTCATCCTGCTGCAGTACCAGACCCTGGCTCAGCGCATCAAGGTGATGGTCCGAAAAGCTGAAAATCTGGCCAAGCTCACACGGATCCCAGGAACTCCAG ACCACTATGTTGTCATTAACTTGCGTCAAAATGGGAAAGTAATCGCTACAAAGGAGACAAAAGGTGCCAGTGGTTCAAACCCTGTCTGGAACGCTCCATTCCTTTTCGACCTCCCACCCGGTGACATCACTCAACTGCCGCTGGCGCTTGAATTCATCATCATGCAG GGCCGTCTCTACACTAAGAGCAGCATTCTGGGTCGCGTGCTGGTCGGCAGCGATGCATGTGAGTCTGGACAGGGACACTGGAACGAAATGTGCAGCCGGGGCCAAACGGAAACCGCTCGCTGGCACACCATCCAGTCAGATGCACTGTAG